One Littorina saxatilis isolate snail1 linkage group LG14, US_GU_Lsax_2.0, whole genome shotgun sequence genomic region harbors:
- the LOC138947705 gene encoding tetraspanin-13-like isoform X1, whose translation MALGGFSCSKNALIVLNVIYILVSFILIGVAAYGRVVAVVTSLTLVGSLIACGVFLFIISLIGLIGAAKHNQVLLFFYMIILFLLFLLQFALACACLAVNADQKDALAEQGWRLASNDTRRDVQHQFNCCGFQDPELLYNETMGHPPCITVAPCCDKNPEAQCCRVESNGTGPCPCDTCLAKMRPVIYSAFSATGGVGLFFSLTEIIGVWLAMRYRNQKDPFANPSAFL comes from the exons CTGGTGTCGTTCATCTTGATCGGTGTAGCAGCCTATGGCCGCGTGGTTGCCGTGGTGACGAGCCTTACCCTGGTGGGCAGTTTGATTGCCTGTGGAGTTTTCCTCTTCATCATTTCGCTGATTGGTCTTATCGGGGCGGCCAAGCATAACCAAGTGCTCCTCTTCTTT TACATGATCATTCTGTTCCTGCTGTTTCTTCTGCAATTTGCCCTGGCCTGTGCCTGTCTGGCAGTCAATGCTGACCAGAAGGATGCACTCGCAGAACAGGGTTGGCGTCTTGCCAGCAATGATACTCGCAGAGATGTCCAGCACCAGTTCAACTGCTGTGGATTCCAAGACCCCGAGCTTCTCTACAATGAGACCATGGGTCATCCTCCTTGCATCACA GTTGCTCCGTGTTGCGACAAGAACCCAGAAGCTCAATGCTGCAGGGTGGAGTCAAACGGAACAGGCCCGTGCCCGTGTGATACATGTCTGGCCAAGATGCGTCCTGTCATCTACAGCGCTTTCTCCGCTACCGGTGGTGTTGGCCTTTTCTTCAGCTTAACAGAG ATAATTGGCGTGTGGTTAGCAATGCGGTATAGAAACCAGAAGGATCCTTTTGCCAACCCCAGTGCTTTCTTGTAA
- the LOC138947705 gene encoding tetraspanin-13-like isoform X2, with product MALGGFSCSKNALIVLNVIYILVSFILIGVAAYGRVVAVVTSLTLVGSLIACGVFLFIISLIGLIGAAKHNQVLLFFYMIILFLLFLLQFALACACLAVNADQKDALAEQGWRLASNDTRRDVQHQFNCCGFQDPELLYNETMGHPPCITVAPCCDKNPEAQCCRVESNGTGPCPCDTCLAKMRPVIYSAFSATGGVGLFFSLTEVVGVWVTIRFRNQKDPSANPSAFL from the exons CTGGTGTCGTTCATCTTGATCGGTGTAGCAGCCTATGGCCGCGTGGTTGCCGTGGTGACGAGCCTTACCCTGGTGGGCAGTTTGATTGCCTGTGGAGTTTTCCTCTTCATCATTTCGCTGATTGGTCTTATCGGGGCGGCCAAGCATAACCAAGTGCTCCTCTTCTTT TACATGATCATTCTGTTCCTGCTGTTTCTTCTGCAATTTGCCCTGGCCTGTGCCTGTCTGGCAGTCAATGCTGACCAGAAGGATGCACTCGCAGAACAGGGTTGGCGTCTTGCCAGCAATGATACTCGCAGAGATGTCCAGCACCAGTTCAACTGCTGTGGATTCCAAGACCCCGAGCTTCTCTACAATGAGACCATGGGTCATCCTCCTTGCATCACA GTTGCTCCGTGTTGCGACAAGAACCCAGAAGCTCAATGCTGCAGGGTGGAGTCAAACGGAACAGGCCCGTGCCCGTGTGATACATGTCTGGCCAAGATGCGTCCTGTCATCTACAGCGCTTTCTCCGCTACCGGTGGTGTTGGCCTTTTCTTCAGCTTAACAGAG GTTGTCGGAGTGTGGGTCACAATCCGCTTTCGTAACCAGAAAGACCCTAGCGCTAACCCCAGCGCTTTTCTCTAA